The following are encoded in a window of Nocardioides houyundeii genomic DNA:
- a CDS encoding YegS/Rv2252/BmrU family lipid kinase, translating to MLDRSRRTHLTWAALCAVVFAAFAWATNGDASPLGGFDAAGRDAEGWADDQGALHQVLLWIEAGFNTIGMTILTLLVVCWLLVKRHPRAAGFVAGVMAATALLTTGLKLVLSRARPDWQESIGLHDSHSFPSGHASSIAAFTLVLWILASVFVRRSSMRRLVTVALGGLWLIVVLDRVLLGRHYPTDVIAGSVLAMAVTLVGLAIVDPRPRSLTESNEPLQEVFVSAKRLAVVLNPIKVEDVGQFRATVEAMASESGWGEPTWHYTTIEDPGRGMAAKAALAGTDLVLVCGGDGTVREVCAELAGTGIPVGIIPAGTGNLLARNLDIPLYLRAAIDVGLNGQDRAIDMVRVSGDNIEPTHFMVMAGMGFDAAIMENVNDQIKKRLGWVAYVLSGMKSLMFPAGKVEISVDGAEFTQHRARTVVVGNVGYLQAGMPLLPDAAIDDGLIDVVVLHPKRFLSWLPLAYRVMAKSSRTDDTIDRFTGTTVVLRAAIDTPRQLDGDSVGLGRELVMECIPGRLLVRVPR from the coding sequence GTGCTTGATCGATCTCGAAGGACCCATCTGACCTGGGCCGCGCTGTGCGCGGTCGTCTTCGCCGCGTTCGCGTGGGCGACCAACGGCGACGCCTCCCCGCTGGGCGGCTTCGACGCCGCGGGCCGGGACGCCGAGGGCTGGGCCGACGACCAGGGCGCGCTGCACCAGGTGCTGCTGTGGATCGAGGCGGGCTTCAACACGATCGGCATGACGATCCTCACCCTGCTGGTCGTGTGCTGGCTGCTGGTCAAGCGGCACCCGCGCGCCGCGGGCTTCGTGGCCGGGGTGATGGCGGCCACCGCGCTGCTCACCACCGGGCTCAAGCTCGTGCTGAGCCGGGCCCGACCCGACTGGCAGGAGTCGATCGGGCTGCACGACAGCCACTCCTTCCCCTCCGGGCACGCCTCCTCGATCGCGGCCTTCACGCTCGTGCTGTGGATCCTGGCCAGCGTCTTCGTACGCCGTTCCAGCATGCGCCGGCTGGTCACCGTCGCGCTGGGCGGCCTGTGGCTGATCGTGGTGCTGGACCGGGTCCTGCTGGGACGGCACTACCCCACCGACGTCATCGCCGGCTCCGTTCTGGCGATGGCGGTCACCCTGGTCGGCCTGGCCATCGTCGACCCGCGTCCGCGCAGCCTCACCGAGAGCAACGAACCGCTCCAGGAGGTCTTCGTCTCCGCGAAGCGGCTGGCGGTGGTGCTGAACCCGATCAAGGTGGAGGACGTCGGTCAGTTCCGCGCCACCGTCGAGGCGATGGCCTCGGAGTCCGGCTGGGGCGAGCCCACCTGGCACTACACGACCATCGAGGACCCGGGCCGCGGCATGGCCGCCAAGGCCGCGCTCGCCGGCACCGACCTGGTGCTGGTCTGCGGCGGCGACGGCACGGTGCGCGAGGTCTGCGCCGAGCTGGCCGGCACCGGCATCCCGGTGGGCATCATCCCCGCGGGCACCGGCAACCTGCTCGCCCGCAACCTCGACATCCCGCTCTACCTCCGGGCCGCGATCGACGTCGGCCTCAACGGCCAGGACCGGGCGATCGACATGGTCCGGGTCAGCGGCGACAACATCGAGCCCACCCACTTCATGGTGATGGCCGGCATGGGCTTCGACGCCGCGATCATGGAGAACGTCAACGACCAGATCAAGAAGCGCCTCGGCTGGGTCGCCTACGTGCTCTCGGGCATGAAGTCGCTGATGTTCCCCGCCGGCAAGGTGGAGATCTCGGTCGACGGGGCGGAGTTCACCCAGCACCGGGCGCGGACCGTGGTGGTCGGCAACGTCGGCTACCTGCAGGCCGGGATGCCGCTGCTGCCGGACGCAGCGATCGACGACGGCCTGATCGACGTGGTGGTGCTGCACCCCAAGCGGTTCCTCTCCTGGCTGCCGCTGGCCTACCGGGTGATGGCCAAGAGCTCGCGCACCGACGACACCATCGACCGGTTCACCGGCACCACCGTGGTGCTGCGCGCCGCGATCGACACGCCCCGCCAGCTCGACGGCGACTCCGTCGGCCTGGGTCGCGAGCTGGTCATGGAGTGCATCCCCGGCCGGCTGCTGGTGCGCGTGCCGCGCTGA
- a CDS encoding cysteine desulfurase-like protein — protein sequence MPAPTAFDLARVRADFPALAEGTAYFDGPGGTQVPRQVAEAIAATMISGLSNRGQVTASERRAEEVVRGARAAVADLLGCDAAGVVFARSMTQATYDLARVLARQWGPGDEVVVSRLDHDSNIRPWLQAAESVGATVRWADFDAETGELGVDDVRAVLSERTRLVAVTGASNILGTRPDVPAIAEAVHEVGALLFVDGVHLTPHAPVDVTELGADFYACSPYKFFGPHHGLLVARPELLDQLHPDKLLPSSDAVPERFELGTLPYELLAGTTAAVDFIAGLAPGADAAEQPRRQRLLASMRAVEAHEDELLERLLEGLGRLDAVRLHGSPRRRTPTVYFSVAGHSGREVHQQLAARGVNAPASNFYALEASRWLGLGDAGAVRAGLAPYTSADEVDRLLDGVAELAG from the coding sequence ATGCCCGCACCCACCGCCTTCGACCTCGCCCGCGTCCGCGCCGACTTCCCCGCCCTCGCGGAGGGAACGGCGTACTTCGACGGGCCCGGCGGCACCCAGGTGCCGCGACAGGTGGCCGAGGCGATCGCCGCCACCATGATCTCCGGACTCTCCAACCGCGGCCAGGTGACCGCCTCGGAGCGCCGGGCCGAGGAGGTGGTCCGCGGCGCTCGCGCTGCGGTCGCCGACCTGCTCGGCTGCGACGCGGCCGGCGTCGTCTTCGCGCGCTCCATGACCCAGGCGACGTACGACCTGGCGCGGGTGCTGGCCCGGCAGTGGGGTCCCGGCGACGAGGTGGTGGTCTCGCGGCTCGACCACGACTCCAACATCCGTCCCTGGCTGCAGGCGGCCGAGTCCGTGGGCGCGACCGTGCGCTGGGCCGACTTCGACGCCGAGACCGGCGAGCTCGGCGTAGACGACGTGCGGGCCGTGCTGTCCGAGCGCACCCGGCTGGTCGCGGTCACCGGGGCCTCGAACATCCTCGGCACCCGGCCCGACGTCCCCGCGATCGCCGAAGCCGTGCACGAGGTCGGGGCGCTGCTCTTCGTCGACGGGGTGCACCTCACCCCGCACGCCCCGGTGGACGTGACCGAGCTGGGCGCGGACTTCTACGCCTGCTCGCCGTACAAGTTCTTCGGGCCGCACCACGGCCTCCTGGTGGCCCGGCCCGAGCTGCTGGATCAGCTGCACCCCGACAAGCTGCTGCCCTCCTCCGACGCGGTCCCGGAGCGGTTCGAGCTCGGCACGCTTCCCTACGAGCTGCTCGCCGGTACGACGGCCGCGGTCGACTTCATCGCCGGCCTCGCCCCGGGCGCCGACGCGGCCGAGCAGCCGCGACGCCAGCGGCTGCTGGCCTCCATGCGCGCCGTCGAGGCGCACGAGGACGAGCTGCTGGAGCGGCTGCTCGAGGGCCTGGGCAGGCTCGACGCGGTCCGGCTCCACGGCTCCCCGCGGCGGCGTACCCCCACGGTCTACTTCTCCGTCGCGGGCCACAGCGGCCGCGAGGTGCACCAGCAGCTCGCCGCCCGCGGGGTCAACGCGCCGGCCAGCAACTTCTACGCCCTCGAGGCGTCGCGATGGCTGGGGCTGGGGGACGCCGGTGCGGTGCGCGCCGGGCTGGCGCCGTACACCAGCGCCGACGAGGTGGACCGGCTGCTCGACGGGGTGGCGGAGCTCGCCGGCTGA
- a CDS encoding prephenate dehydratase, whose translation MSTAPEQHPVNVPGTSPRRIAYQGEPGANSHIVCRQHYPDWEAVPCASFEDVFAAVEGGDAELAMIPIDNSLAGRVADIHHFLPASSLHIIGEHFLRISFNLMAVHGASLESLRTVHSHVHALGQCRKVIRELGLTPMISGDTAGAAREVADAGDVTQAALAPPLAAEIYDLQVLRTDVEDEDHNTTRFVVLSRELVPAPRGDGPVVTSFIFNVRNLPAALYKALGGFATNGVNMSKLESYMVGGQFASTQFLAEVDGHPEDPPLARALEELAFFTTDIKVLGVYPAAPDRGTR comes from the coding sequence GTGAGCACCGCCCCCGAGCAGCACCCGGTGAACGTCCCCGGCACCAGCCCCCGTCGCATCGCGTACCAGGGTGAGCCCGGCGCCAACTCCCACATCGTGTGCCGCCAGCACTACCCGGACTGGGAGGCCGTGCCCTGCGCGTCCTTCGAGGACGTCTTCGCCGCCGTCGAGGGCGGCGACGCCGAGCTGGCGATGATCCCGATCGACAACTCCCTCGCCGGTCGGGTGGCGGACATCCACCACTTCCTGCCCGCCTCCAGCCTGCACATCATCGGCGAGCACTTCCTGCGGATCAGCTTCAACCTGATGGCCGTGCACGGCGCCTCCCTGGAGTCGCTGCGCACGGTGCACAGCCACGTGCACGCCCTGGGCCAGTGCCGCAAGGTGATCCGCGAGCTGGGGCTCACCCCGATGATCTCCGGGGACACCGCCGGCGCCGCCCGGGAGGTCGCCGACGCCGGTGACGTCACCCAGGCCGCGCTCGCCCCGCCGCTGGCCGCCGAGATCTACGACCTGCAGGTGCTGCGCACCGACGTCGAGGACGAGGACCACAACACCACCCGGTTCGTGGTGCTCTCCCGCGAGCTCGTGCCGGCGCCGCGAGGCGACGGTCCGGTGGTCACCAGCTTCATCTTCAACGTCCGCAACCTGCCGGCCGCGCTGTACAAGGCGCTGGGCGGCTTCGCCACCAACGGCGTCAACATGTCCAAGCTGGAGAGCTACATGGTGGGCGGGCAGTTCGCCTCCACCCAGTTCCTGGCCGAGGTCGACGGACACCCCGAGGACCCGCCGCTGGCGCGGGCGCTCGAGGAGCTGGCCTTCTTCACCACCGACATCAAGGTGCTCGGCGTCTACCCCGCTGCCCCGGACCGCGGCACCCGCTGA
- a CDS encoding nuclear transport factor 2 family protein, protein MSGHRPAGIPGTSPGARLVEAVATRDRDALAAVLADDVDFMGLTPRRSWEAQGRDEVATVLFDHWFTEQDRVEEVAGVVETAVADTRRIGYRFDLGLPEGPHVAEQQAYYRVSDGRIDYLRVICSGFRPRPAAG, encoded by the coding sequence ATGAGCGGGCACCGCCCTGCGGGGATCCCCGGGACCAGTCCCGGAGCTCGTCTGGTCGAGGCCGTGGCGACCCGGGACCGGGACGCGCTGGCCGCGGTGCTCGCCGACGACGTCGACTTCATGGGGCTCACCCCGCGCCGGTCCTGGGAGGCGCAGGGCCGCGACGAGGTGGCGACGGTCCTGTTCGACCACTGGTTCACCGAGCAGGACCGGGTCGAGGAGGTCGCGGGCGTGGTCGAGACCGCCGTCGCCGACACCAGGCGGATCGGGTACCGGTTCGACCTGGGGCTGCCCGAAGGCCCGCACGTCGCCGAGCAGCAGGCCTACTACCGGGTCAGCGACGGCCGGATCGACTACCTGCGGGTGATCTGCTCGGGCTTCAGGCCACGACCAGCGGCAGGCTGA
- a CDS encoding SDR family NAD(P)-dependent oxidoreductase, producing the protein MSASPTSATKPLAAVTGASSGIGLELARLFAANGFDLVINAEDAALHDAAEELRGSGAAVRVVQADLRAPDGVTELYDEIRADGRPLAAIALNAGVGQGGAFVETDLGHDLEIIELNILSTVRLAKLALRDMLDAGQGRVLVTSSIAAELPGSFQATYNASKSFLQSFTTALQDELKDTGVTLTSLMPGPTDTEFFARARMLDTAVGRGKKDDPAQVAEQGFAAMMAGEARAVGGGLATKVQEAASKVLPDKVKAALHRRMAEPGADS; encoded by the coding sequence ATGAGCGCATCCCCCACCTCCGCGACCAAGCCGCTCGCCGCCGTCACCGGCGCCAGCAGCGGCATCGGCCTCGAGCTCGCCCGGCTCTTCGCCGCCAACGGGTTCGACCTGGTGATCAACGCCGAGGACGCCGCGCTGCACGACGCGGCCGAGGAGCTGCGGGGCTCCGGTGCCGCCGTACGCGTGGTGCAGGCCGACCTGCGCGCTCCCGACGGCGTCACCGAGCTCTACGACGAGATCCGCGCCGACGGGCGACCCCTCGCCGCGATCGCCCTCAACGCCGGGGTCGGCCAGGGCGGAGCGTTCGTGGAGACCGACCTGGGCCACGACCTGGAGATCATCGAGCTCAACATCCTCTCCACCGTGCGCCTGGCCAAGCTGGCGCTGCGCGACATGCTGGACGCCGGGCAGGGGCGGGTGCTCGTCACCTCCTCGATCGCCGCGGAGCTGCCGGGGTCGTTCCAGGCCACCTACAACGCCTCGAAGTCGTTCCTGCAGTCCTTCACCACCGCACTGCAGGACGAGCTCAAAGACACCGGCGTCACCCTGACGTCGCTGATGCCCGGACCCACCGACACCGAGTTCTTCGCCCGGGCCAGGATGCTGGACACCGCCGTGGGCCGGGGCAAGAAGGACGACCCGGCGCAGGTGGCCGAGCAGGGCTTCGCCGCGATGATGGCCGGGGAGGCCCGCGCGGTCGGCGGCGGGCTGGCCACCAAGGTGCAGGAGGCCGCCAGCAAGGTGCTGCCCGACAAGGTCAAGGCCGCGCTGCACCGCCGGATGGCGGAGCCGGGCGCCGACAGCTAG
- a CDS encoding DUF4446 family protein, with the protein MLFAVIPALVLAVVAVVFSVVAMRRTASLRPRSGQAPLPEDMVGLRREVAALQAATQGALRHLAVVRYDAFGDVGGHLSWSVALLDDAGDGVVLTSIHGRSEARTYAKSIASWSSEQQLSPEEEEAVAHARA; encoded by the coding sequence GTGCTGTTCGCCGTGATCCCCGCCCTGGTCCTCGCCGTCGTCGCCGTCGTGTTCTCGGTGGTCGCCATGCGGCGTACCGCGTCGTTGCGGCCCCGGTCGGGCCAGGCGCCCCTGCCCGAGGACATGGTGGGGCTGCGCCGCGAGGTCGCGGCGCTCCAGGCGGCCACCCAGGGTGCGCTGCGACACCTGGCCGTGGTCCGCTACGACGCCTTCGGCGACGTGGGCGGTCACCTGTCCTGGTCGGTGGCGTTGCTGGACGACGCGGGCGACGGCGTGGTGCTCACCTCGATCCACGGTCGCAGCGAGGCCCGCACCTACGCCAAGTCGATCGCGTCCTGGTCCAGCGAGCAGCAGCTCTCTCCCGAGGAGGAGGAGGCGGTCGCGCACGCCCGGGCCTGA
- a CDS encoding sensor histidine kinase has protein sequence MGSRDLFLLSVAIYSGLPLLYSVRRTSFQFLLLYSHIASVLTFCGLLGAVYILPVGGEVNLMAGQVAFAGFMFGTFITVVVGRDLQVVRNVVALTIVVNVLVAAVFAVSGTALQTPGVVNPFDTSPVVFEQSLSTVLIGGALMVLELLLLLAVLEAAKKRLGPWPMALVYPTTYVGALVLDGLLFPVLVLRPDSGLGDAIWQGVEVKLVLAAAFLVPLLLFVTLFRRTLNLYEARPLNLLHLTALSRDHLLEKLDSQQQQLLEQHDRIIDSTASYGRANATVERILDSATNTILIALDPNLRITHFNAGAQRLLGYTGAEVAGEPLSLFHSPSEIARHAAALGTDADHVQVLRVQMAIDARRDWEFVASRGTRHVVSLGITEVVVDSAVVGYVAAGEDVTTRLRAETAMMTALTREHDALVRLQEADRVKDELVSTVSHELRTPIASISGYTEMLADGAFGTLSDEQNRALERVLRNTQRLESLVDDLLVLERTEGAPLMLERVPLDLSDVIRGTGEIVTQMVRGRDLKFSVSLPAQPVCVNGDHAALERMVLNLISNAVKFTPGRGTIAVRISTDATHAWLTVADTGIGVAEEDVDKLFTRFFRTREANDRAIPGSGLGLSIVQAVVSSHDGEVSISSSTQVGTTVTVSLPLVVA, from the coding sequence ATGGGGAGCCGGGACCTCTTCCTGCTGAGCGTTGCCATCTACTCGGGGCTTCCGCTGCTCTACTCGGTGCGGCGCACGAGCTTCCAGTTCCTGCTGCTCTACAGCCACATCGCGAGCGTGCTCACCTTCTGCGGCCTGCTCGGCGCGGTCTACATCCTTCCCGTGGGCGGGGAGGTCAACCTGATGGCCGGCCAGGTCGCGTTCGCCGGCTTCATGTTCGGCACCTTCATCACCGTGGTGGTGGGCCGGGACCTGCAGGTGGTGCGCAACGTGGTCGCGCTCACCATCGTGGTCAACGTGCTGGTCGCGGCCGTATTCGCCGTCAGCGGCACGGCGCTGCAGACGCCGGGGGTGGTCAACCCCTTCGACACCTCGCCGGTGGTCTTCGAGCAGTCCCTGTCCACGGTGCTGATCGGCGGCGCGCTCATGGTCCTCGAGCTGCTGCTGCTGCTGGCGGTCCTGGAGGCGGCGAAGAAGCGCCTGGGCCCGTGGCCGATGGCGCTGGTCTACCCCACGACGTACGTCGGGGCCCTGGTGCTCGACGGCCTGCTCTTCCCGGTGCTGGTGCTGCGGCCGGACTCGGGGCTGGGCGACGCCATCTGGCAGGGCGTCGAGGTCAAGCTCGTGCTGGCGGCTGCGTTCCTGGTGCCGCTGCTGCTCTTCGTGACCCTGTTCCGACGGACCCTGAACCTCTACGAGGCCCGACCGCTGAACCTGCTCCACCTCACCGCCCTCTCCCGCGACCACCTGCTGGAGAAGCTCGACAGCCAGCAGCAGCAGCTGCTGGAGCAGCACGACCGGATCATCGACTCCACCGCCAGCTACGGCCGGGCCAACGCGACCGTGGAGCGCATCCTCGACTCGGCGACCAACACCATCCTGATCGCGCTGGACCCGAACCTGCGGATCACCCACTTCAACGCCGGCGCCCAGCGACTGCTCGGCTACACCGGCGCCGAGGTCGCCGGGGAGCCGCTGTCGCTGTTCCACTCGCCCTCGGAGATCGCCCGGCACGCCGCCGCCCTGGGCACCGACGCCGACCACGTCCAGGTGCTGCGGGTGCAGATGGCGATCGATGCCCGACGCGACTGGGAGTTCGTCGCCTCGCGGGGGACCCGGCACGTGGTCTCCCTCGGCATCACCGAGGTGGTGGTGGACAGCGCCGTGGTGGGCTACGTCGCTGCCGGCGAGGACGTCACGACGCGGCTCCGGGCGGAGACCGCGATGATGACCGCGCTCACCCGCGAGCACGACGCCCTGGTGCGGCTCCAGGAGGCCGACCGGGTCAAGGACGAGCTGGTCTCCACCGTCAGCCACGAGCTGCGCACCCCGATCGCCAGCATCAGCGGCTACACCGAGATGCTCGCGGACGGGGCGTTCGGCACTCTCAGCGACGAGCAGAACCGGGCGCTGGAACGGGTGCTGCGCAACACCCAGCGGCTCGAGAGCCTGGTGGACGACCTGCTCGTGCTGGAACGGACCGAGGGCGCGCCGCTGATGTTGGAGCGGGTGCCCCTGGACCTCAGCGACGTCATCCGCGGCACGGGCGAGATCGTGACGCAGATGGTGCGGGGCCGGGACCTGAAGTTCAGTGTCTCCCTGCCCGCGCAGCCGGTGTGCGTCAACGGCGACCACGCGGCCCTGGAGCGGATGGTGCTCAACCTGATCAGCAACGCGGTGAAGTTCACCCCGGGCCGCGGCACGATCGCGGTGCGGATCTCCACCGACGCCACGCACGCCTGGCTCACCGTGGCCGACACCGGCATCGGAGTGGCCGAGGAGGACGTGGACAAGCTCTTCACCCGCTTCTTCCGCACCCGGGAGGCCAACGACCGGGCGATCCCCGGCTCGGGACTCGGGCTGAGCATCGTCCAGGCCGTGGTGAGCAGCCACGACGGCGAGGTCAGCATCAGCTCGAGCACCCAGGTGGGCACCACCGTGACGGTCAGCCTGCCGCTGGTCGTGGCCTGA
- a CDS encoding DNA polymerase IV gives MGWVLHVDMDQFLAAVELLRHPELAGLPLVVGGRGDPTERAVVSTASYEARQFGIRSGMPLKIAVKRCPEAVFLPVDFPVYEAASATVMATLRAHPGAVVEVLGWDEAFVGFPAAEEGFDPEAVARELQAEVLAATGLHCSVGIGDTLVRAKMATDFGKPRGTFRLSEDNWMAWMGDRPTTALWGVGSRIGARLAALGITTVRQLAESPLEPLVAEFGPTMGPYFAALGRGHGRSTVDDTPWVPRAHGRETTYQQDLTTPAEIAAAVTSLAEQVVADIRAEGRPCARVGLKVRFAPFFTTSRVRKLPEPTYDVATIADTALALLAKLEDDRPIRLLGVRAEMVPPAGGYEEAPRGRT, from the coding sequence GTGGGGTGGGTGCTGCACGTCGACATGGACCAGTTCCTGGCTGCCGTGGAGCTGCTCCGGCACCCGGAGCTCGCCGGTCTCCCGCTGGTCGTGGGCGGTCGGGGCGACCCGACCGAGCGTGCGGTGGTCTCGACCGCCTCCTACGAGGCGCGGCAGTTCGGGATCCGGTCCGGGATGCCGCTCAAGATCGCGGTGAAGCGCTGCCCCGAGGCGGTCTTCCTGCCCGTCGACTTCCCGGTCTACGAGGCGGCCTCGGCGACCGTGATGGCGACCCTGCGCGCCCATCCCGGCGCGGTGGTGGAGGTGCTCGGCTGGGACGAGGCCTTCGTGGGCTTCCCCGCGGCGGAGGAGGGGTTCGACCCCGAGGCCGTCGCCCGCGAGCTGCAGGCCGAGGTGCTGGCCGCCACCGGGCTGCACTGCTCGGTCGGCATCGGCGACACCCTGGTCCGGGCCAAGATGGCCACCGACTTCGGCAAGCCGCGCGGCACGTTCCGGTTGAGCGAGGACAACTGGATGGCCTGGATGGGGGACCGGCCCACCACCGCGCTGTGGGGGGTGGGGTCGCGGATCGGTGCCCGGCTGGCGGCGCTGGGGATCACCACGGTGCGGCAGCTCGCGGAGTCGCCCCTGGAGCCGCTCGTGGCCGAGTTCGGACCCACCATGGGTCCCTACTTCGCCGCCCTGGGCCGTGGGCACGGCCGCAGCACGGTCGACGACACCCCCTGGGTGCCGCGGGCGCACGGCCGCGAGACGACGTACCAGCAGGACCTGACCACGCCTGCGGAGATCGCCGCGGCGGTCACCAGCCTGGCCGAGCAGGTGGTCGCCGACATCCGCGCCGAGGGACGGCCCTGTGCCCGCGTCGGGCTGAAGGTCCGGTTCGCCCCGTTCTTCACCACCTCCCGGGTCCGCAAGCTCCCCGAGCCGACGTACGACGTGGCCACCATCGCCGACACCGCGCTGGCGTTGCTGGCCAAGCTGGAGGACGACCGGCCGATTCGGCTGCTCGGGGTGCGCGCGGAGATGGTGCCGCCTGCCGGCGGCTACGAGGAAGCCCCACGCGGGCGGACCTGA
- a CDS encoding alpha/beta fold hydrolase: MQLILIPGLWLVGSSWNEVTPVLEAAGHRVHALTLPGMGSRRLDRSGITLRDHVEEVIDIIDALEAQDPEKVVLVAHSAGGALAHAAADARPERVARVVYVASEPRPDGQKGDGGWFVERGEVALPPWESFGEEMLVGLDQELRALVRARSIPSPEGVVTGEQKLYDDRRYGIPITMVMCELPSIVLRRAVAAREPGTEELAKMASVSYLDLPTGHWPQFSRPQELGRVLALAVAG; the protein is encoded by the coding sequence ATGCAGCTCATCCTCATCCCGGGCCTCTGGCTCGTCGGGTCCTCGTGGAACGAGGTCACCCCGGTGCTCGAGGCTGCCGGGCACCGGGTGCACGCCCTGACCTTGCCGGGCATGGGCTCGCGGCGGCTGGACCGCTCCGGCATCACGCTGCGCGACCACGTCGAAGAGGTCATCGACATCATCGACGCCCTGGAGGCCCAGGACCCGGAGAAGGTGGTGCTGGTGGCGCACTCCGCGGGAGGTGCGCTGGCGCACGCCGCTGCCGACGCCCGACCCGAGCGGGTGGCGCGCGTCGTCTACGTGGCGAGCGAGCCCCGCCCGGACGGGCAGAAGGGCGACGGCGGCTGGTTCGTGGAACGCGGCGAGGTCGCGTTGCCGCCGTGGGAGTCCTTCGGCGAGGAGATGCTGGTCGGGCTCGACCAGGAGCTCCGGGCCCTGGTCCGGGCCCGCTCGATCCCGTCGCCGGAGGGCGTGGTGACCGGGGAGCAGAAGCTCTACGACGACCGCCGCTACGGCATCCCGATCACGATGGTGATGTGCGAGCTGCCCAGCATCGTGCTGCGCCGAGCGGTCGCGGCCCGGGAGCCGGGCACCGAGGAGCTGGCGAAGATGGCGTCGGTCTCCTACCTCGACCTGCCGACCGGGCACTGGCCCCAGTTCAGCCGGCCGCAGGAGCTCGGCCGGGTGCTCGCCCTGGCTGTCGCCGGGTAG
- a CDS encoding dienelactone hydrolase family protein, whose protein sequence is MGLVAAAARPHAGGMAEVLLFHHICGQTPGFLAFADDLRSEGHTVHTPDLFGGRTFDSIAAGEEYAGKVGFSALLDAGVAEADDLSDDLVYAGFSFGVLPAQKLAQTRPGARGALLCYSCVPVDEFGDRWPAGVPVQVHGMDADPIFVGEGDVEAARELVGQADRGELFLYPGDGHYFADPADPGFDPRAAELLRARVVGFLAGLT, encoded by the coding sequence ATGGGTCTTGTCGCCGCCGCGGCGCGGCCCCACGCTGGGGGCATGGCCGAGGTCCTGTTGTTCCACCACATCTGCGGGCAGACGCCGGGGTTCCTGGCGTTCGCCGACGACCTGCGCTCCGAGGGTCACACGGTGCACACCCCCGACCTCTTCGGCGGCCGTACCTTCGACAGCATCGCCGCCGGTGAGGAGTACGCCGGCAAGGTGGGCTTCTCGGCCTTGCTCGACGCCGGCGTCGCCGAGGCCGACGACCTCTCCGACGACCTGGTGTACGCCGGCTTCTCCTTCGGGGTGCTGCCGGCCCAGAAGCTCGCCCAGACCAGGCCCGGCGCCCGCGGTGCGCTGCTGTGCTACTCCTGCGTGCCGGTCGACGAGTTCGGCGACCGGTGGCCGGCCGGGGTGCCGGTGCAGGTGCACGGGATGGACGCGGACCCCATCTTCGTCGGCGAGGGAGACGTCGAGGCGGCCCGGGAGCTGGTGGGCCAGGCCGACCGCGGCGAGCTCTTCCTCTACCCCGGCGACGGGCACTACTTCGCCGACCCCGCCGACCCCGGCTTCGATCCGCGGGCCGCGGAGCTGCTCCGGGCCCGGGTGGTCGGCTTCCTGGCTGGGCTGACATGA